In a single window of the Pseudodesulfovibrio profundus genome:
- a CDS encoding phage NrS-1 polymerase family protein gives MNVSFNCTSPDFGSIPDELRSADSWIVWKAKPNGEGKIGKIPYSPRTEKRVNATIPASGCSFEEASKAYRNGKYAGLGIVMGVVKNLVGIDLDNCVSADGVVEPWAQEIVDALATYTEFSPSGKGLRIFGYGKLPPGPRRKGTIEMYEEKRFLTVTGDVYVDQILGEPYLIRKFQDALDSLYSEVFGSEMKEEGDWQFDLDDLRGLSNISDADVVRFAREGKKGEAFSRLYDEGNTESYGSGSEADLALCNMLAFYSGRDPDQMERLFNSSELCRSKWVNRRDYRDRTISKAISSCKSVFGPQLSPEDDFDDNPPVCEGGDFSEGYTYAPEFPLDALPKDITGFIKDNSERMGCPPELIGVPLLVDLSGCIGSQPRLIPKKYNFEWEVAACLWGLVVAQKGSKKSPAQKVALRPLFDIQAKSLKRYKEEVAEWERAEKARSMAAKNMNGTQSIDDEYFDIEYPESEPVRIQPVVNDVTIEALAMIMVNNPRLTYVADEISGLLRNMGRYSRGNDRHFWLQAHSGGPYSSNRKGGGDVYVKEARISLIGGIQPAVLKELFFGKQGIDDGMLERFGLIAYPDISVFKGVDRYPDEMLRIKYHEVCNKLFSADWSKELGVDPKHIEESVCNPIRFDSDAQKLYNEWLENHTESLRSLANSPVLGFVSKAEGLMCSLALVLHLTSWALGDVSNVRKVSVEILRGAIRLIDDYFSYMWRRVVFEPRGEWLTGVCHRLRAKDLKSFTRRELTRLGWGELKGDLVDRFLKEILAKGMANQEERKAGSNGGRPSIVYHLK, from the coding sequence ATGAATGTTTCATTTAATTGTACCTCCCCTGATTTTGGCTCAATTCCCGATGAGCTGAGGAGTGCTGACTCGTGGATTGTTTGGAAGGCGAAGCCAAATGGCGAAGGGAAGATTGGCAAGATTCCTTACTCTCCGCGCACAGAAAAGCGAGTGAATGCAACTATCCCTGCCTCTGGTTGTTCGTTTGAAGAAGCTAGCAAGGCATATCGTAATGGTAAGTATGCTGGTTTGGGAATCGTCATGGGCGTGGTTAAGAATCTTGTTGGTATTGATCTCGATAACTGCGTGTCTGCCGATGGGGTGGTCGAACCTTGGGCTCAGGAGATTGTAGACGCCCTTGCCACGTATACCGAGTTCAGTCCCAGCGGAAAGGGGCTTCGGATTTTCGGTTATGGAAAGCTTCCTCCTGGTCCTAGGCGGAAGGGAACCATTGAAATGTATGAGGAGAAGCGGTTTCTGACTGTGACTGGCGATGTGTATGTCGATCAGATTTTAGGAGAACCATATTTAATTCGTAAGTTTCAGGATGCTCTTGACTCTCTCTATAGTGAGGTCTTTGGTTCGGAGATGAAGGAGGAGGGCGATTGGCAGTTTGATCTTGATGATTTGAGGGGGCTCTCAAACATTTCTGATGCAGATGTGGTCCGATTTGCACGTGAAGGCAAGAAGGGCGAGGCTTTTTCGAGGTTGTATGATGAAGGTAATACCGAATCGTATGGCTCAGGGTCAGAAGCTGATCTTGCTCTTTGCAATATGCTCGCCTTCTATTCGGGAAGAGATCCGGACCAGATGGAACGCCTTTTTAACTCTTCTGAATTGTGTCGGTCGAAATGGGTAAACAGGCGAGACTATCGAGATCGTACCATTTCAAAGGCTATTAGTTCCTGTAAGTCAGTCTTTGGTCCTCAGTTATCTCCTGAGGATGATTTTGATGACAATCCCCCTGTGTGTGAAGGTGGCGATTTTTCTGAAGGGTATACATATGCACCAGAGTTTCCTCTTGATGCATTGCCAAAAGATATTACCGGTTTCATCAAGGATAACTCCGAGCGTATGGGATGTCCTCCTGAACTGATTGGCGTTCCTTTATTAGTTGATCTTTCTGGGTGCATTGGCAGCCAGCCTCGACTCATTCCGAAGAAATACAATTTTGAATGGGAGGTAGCTGCTTGCCTTTGGGGGCTTGTTGTAGCCCAGAAAGGCAGCAAGAAGTCTCCTGCACAAAAGGTAGCTTTAAGACCCCTGTTTGATATTCAGGCGAAGAGCCTGAAGCGCTATAAGGAGGAAGTGGCTGAGTGGGAGCGTGCTGAAAAGGCTCGCAGTATGGCGGCCAAGAATATGAATGGAACCCAATCAATTGACGATGAATATTTTGATATTGAATATCCTGAATCAGAGCCTGTCCGTATTCAGCCTGTTGTAAATGATGTGACTATTGAGGCCTTGGCAATGATTATGGTGAACAACCCAAGATTGACTTACGTGGCTGATGAGATCTCGGGACTTCTCAGAAATATGGGGAGGTACAGTCGTGGAAATGATAGGCATTTTTGGCTTCAGGCCCACAGTGGTGGGCCTTATAGCAGTAATAGAAAGGGGGGAGGGGATGTCTATGTCAAAGAAGCTCGCATCAGCCTCATCGGAGGAATCCAGCCAGCAGTACTGAAAGAACTTTTTTTTGGAAAGCAAGGAATTGATGATGGCATGCTGGAGCGGTTTGGATTGATTGCATATCCAGACATCTCTGTGTTTAAGGGGGTAGATCGTTATCCTGATGAGATGCTGCGCATTAAGTATCATGAGGTTTGTAACAAGCTTTTCAGTGCTGATTGGTCCAAAGAGCTTGGGGTTGATCCAAAACACATCGAAGAATCTGTTTGTAATCCTATCCGTTTTGATTCTGACGCACAAAAGCTATACAATGAATGGCTTGAAAATCATACGGAATCACTGAGAAGCCTTGCCAACAGTCCTGTGCTGGGGTTTGTAAGTAAGGCTGAGGGGTTGATGTGCAGCCTTGCTCTTGTTTTACATCTGACTTCATGGGCTTTAGGTGATGTGTCGAATGTTCGAAAAGTATCCGTCGAAATCCTTAGAGGGGCAATTCGGCTGATAGACGACTATTTCTCTTACATGTGGCGCAGAGTTGTCTTTGAGCCGCGGGGAGAGTGGCTGACTGGAGTGTGTCATCGGCTTAGAGCAAAAGATCTCAAGAGCTTTACTCGAAGAGAGCTTACTAGGTTGGGATGGGGGGAGCTTAAGGGAGACTTGGTTGACAGGTTCCTCAAAGAGATTCTCGCAAAAGGGATGGCAAATCAGGAAGAGAGGAAGGCTGGAAGCAACGGTGGACGTCCTTCAATTGTTTATCATCTGAAGTAG
- a CDS encoding NERD domain-containing protein — translation MRNAECKVFDKLESELGPGYVVFYSRPWHGLTPQGNEIDGECDFIVAHPQYGVLFIEVKGGVISHDPASSKWTSTDRYQIVHTIKNPVEQARSSKHNLLRKLKDTNSWPTHWVHLCHGVIFPDCEVPAHDLGADMPREIFCDGNQFNNSFKTWIKDRLCPNAAANNCNPIGSHGIAALEELLAQPISLHRPLIFDVDDNDRVITALTQNQFIILNSIQNIRRAAISGGAGTGKTVLAQEEAIRCSKEELSTLFVCYNSALAKQIQKDLADYPDIPVHTFHSLCGYLARESGQPLEKIPGKDFYDEILPEALINATEILSHMKYDVIIVDEGQDFREHWWVALDGLLKENAKLRVFWDCNQAVYGEPSLPQDTNSIDIPLNKNLRNSKHIFDIIKTRYKGTPLHPTGPDGYPVEWLKTADITPPIDVTSITIKRLIEKEKIPPKDIAILIATEAEQLKQELIVRLPDISFDNSHTDQSDCVVVDTIRRFKGLERPIVVIVATEQLTTNQQLQYIGFSRARTHLVIVGSNNDLSQLSTTQIV, via the coding sequence ATGCGTAATGCCGAGTGCAAGGTGTTCGACAAACTCGAATCCGAGCTTGGCCCGGGGTATGTGGTCTTTTATTCTCGACCTTGGCATGGCTTGACCCCCCAAGGAAATGAAATAGATGGCGAGTGCGACTTCATTGTTGCCCATCCGCAATACGGTGTACTTTTCATAGAAGTTAAAGGCGGAGTCATCTCACATGACCCAGCCTCTTCCAAATGGACCTCTACAGATAGATACCAGATTGTCCACACAATAAAAAATCCTGTTGAACAAGCGCGGTCTTCAAAACACAACCTGTTAAGAAAACTCAAAGACACCAATTCATGGCCAACCCACTGGGTTCACCTCTGCCATGGTGTCATTTTTCCCGACTGCGAAGTCCCGGCGCATGACCTCGGTGCAGATATGCCAAGAGAAATCTTCTGCGACGGCAACCAGTTCAACAATTCATTCAAGACTTGGATCAAAGACAGACTTTGCCCGAACGCTGCTGCAAACAATTGCAACCCCATAGGAAGTCATGGAATCGCGGCCTTAGAGGAACTGCTTGCTCAGCCCATAAGTTTGCACAGACCGCTCATTTTCGATGTTGATGACAACGACAGAGTCATTACGGCTTTGACACAGAATCAATTCATCATTCTCAACAGTATTCAAAACATTAGACGGGCAGCCATTTCAGGAGGAGCCGGCACCGGCAAGACCGTCTTGGCGCAAGAAGAAGCCATTCGATGTTCGAAGGAAGAACTGTCGACACTATTTGTTTGCTATAACAGCGCCCTAGCCAAACAGATTCAGAAAGACCTAGCCGACTATCCAGATATCCCCGTTCACACCTTCCATTCATTATGCGGCTACTTGGCAAGGGAGTCAGGCCAACCGCTAGAAAAGATACCTGGGAAGGATTTTTATGATGAGATATTGCCAGAAGCTTTGATCAACGCCACCGAAATCTTGTCCCACATGAAATATGATGTGATCATTGTAGATGAAGGCCAAGATTTCAGGGAACACTGGTGGGTCGCTTTGGATGGCCTGCTGAAAGAAAATGCAAAGTTGAGAGTTTTCTGGGACTGCAATCAAGCTGTTTACGGTGAACCGTCTCTTCCGCAAGATACGAACTCGATTGATATCCCACTGAACAAGAACCTGAGAAATTCCAAACATATTTTTGACATCATCAAAACTAGGTACAAAGGGACGCCACTTCATCCGACCGGCCCGGACGGATATCCCGTCGAGTGGCTGAAAACAGCAGATATCACACCCCCAATTGATGTCACATCGATAACAATCAAGCGACTCATTGAAAAAGAAAAGATACCGCCAAAGGATATCGCTATCCTAATAGCAACAGAGGCAGAACAACTTAAGCAAGAATTGATTGTCAGGTTGCCAGACATTTCGTTCGACAACAGTCATACCGATCAGTCTGATTGTGTAGTGGTTGACACTATTCGACGATTTAAAGGATTAGAAAGACCAATTGTAGTTATTGTCGCAACGGAGCAACTTACGACTAATCAACAACTCCAATATATTGGCTTTTCAAGAGCAAGGACACACCTAGTCATAGTCGGCTCTAATAATGACCTAAGCCAGCTATCAACAACACAGATTGTATAG
- a CDS encoding helix-turn-helix transcriptional regulator, whose translation MDLKDLFRPVLDAIEIIDGRLASLEERLDSSSHHSGYLTTPQAAEFLSLSPQTLEAWRHNAEGPRYIKLDRVVRYALDDLINHMDRYQINNGEEK comes from the coding sequence ATGGATTTAAAAGATTTATTCCGTCCCGTACTTGACGCTATTGAAATCATTGATGGCCGTCTTGCCTCCCTTGAGGAAAGATTAGATTCCTCTTCTCATCATTCAGGCTACTTAACCACCCCGCAGGCTGCTGAATTTCTCAGCCTGTCTCCCCAGACTCTTGAAGCTTGGCGACATAATGCCGAAGGGCCTCGTTATATCAAGCTTGATAGGGTTGTCCGCTATGCTTTGGACGATCTGATTAATCATATGGATCGTTATCAGATTAACAATGGGGAGGAAAAGTAA